From the Leguminivora glycinivorella isolate SPB_JAAS2020 chromosome 15, LegGlyc_1.1, whole genome shotgun sequence genome, one window contains:
- the LOC125234091 gene encoding pre-mRNA-splicing factor RBM22 yields the protein MAVSKSTNTYNRQNWEDSDFPILCQTCLGDNPYIRMTKEKYGKECKICARPFTVFRWCPGSRMRFKKTEICQTCSKLKNVCQTCLLDLEYGLPIQVRDAALKIQDDLPRNEVNKEYYIQNLDSQMSKFDSTQPSNSALKSKGASDLLLRLARTAPYYKRNRPHVCSFWVKGECRRGEECPYRHEKPTDPDDPLADQNIKDRYYGVNDPVAEKLMRRAAAMPALPPPEDRTVTTLYVGNLPENISEEELRGHFYQYGEIRSLTLVPRAQCAFVQYTTRSAAEHAAEKTFNRLVIGGKRLTIKWGKSQGRQGTNEKNEALPALEPVPGLPGALPPAPAFLHPFPPQMPPPHRANDFFNLHHYGPAAGWGWGAPPPPPGAGLPPPGAGLPPPGAGLPPPGLPPPGPGLPPPGPPAPALHYPSQDPARLGAHAHANAPQT from the exons ATGGCTGTGTCGAAATCAACGAACACCTACAATCGACAAAATTGGGAAGATTCG GACTTTCCAATTCTATGCCAAACATGCCTAGGAGACAATCCGTATATTCGTATG acGAAAGAAAAGTACGGTAAAGAGTGTAAAATATGCGCTCGACCATTTACAGTCTTCCGTTGGTGCCCAGGGTCTAGGATGCGCTTCAAGAAAACAGAAATTTGTCAAACATGTTCCAAATTGAAGAATGTTTGTCAAACTTGCCTATTGGATTTAGAATATGGATTGCCTATTCAAGTTAGAGATGCTGCTCTTAAGATACAAGACGATCTACCTCGAAATGAAGTgaataaagagtattatattCAGAACTTAGATAGTCAAATGTCTAAATTTGATTCCACTCAACCAAGCAATTCTGCTCTCAAGTCGAAGGGTGCTTCTGATCTGTTGTTGAGGTTGGCCCGAACTGCACCTTATTACAAGAGGAATAGGCCACATGTGTGTTCATTCTGGGTAAAAGGAGAGTGTCGGAGAGGAGAGGAATGCCCATACCGGCATGAAAAGCCTACTGACCCTGATGATCCATTGGCTGACCAGAACATTAAAGACAG ATACTATGGTGTAAACGACCCAGTAGCGGAGAAGCTGATGCGGCGCGCTGCTGCCATGCCAGCCCTGCCGCCTCCTGAGGACAGAACTGTCACCACTTTGTATGTGGGCAACTTGCCTGAAAACATCTCTGAAGAGGAGCTGAGGGGACATTTCTACCAATATGGAGAAATAAG GTCGCTAACGTTAGTGCCGCGAGCACAATGCGCCTTCGTGCAGTACACGACCCGAAGCGCCGCCGAGCACGCGGCAGAGAAGACCTTCAACCGACTGGTCATCGGCGGCAAGCGGCTCACCATCaagtggggcaaatctcaag GTCGTCAAGGTACAAACGAGAAGAACGAAGCGTTACCGGCGTTGGAGCCCGTGCCCGGCCTGCCCGGCGCTCTGCCGCCGGCGCCCGCCTTTTTGCATCCATTCCCACCACAG ATGCCGCCGCCGCACCGGGCCAACGACTTCTTCAACCTGCACCACTACGGGCCGGCGGCGGGCTGGGGCTggggcgcgccgccgccgccgcccggcgCGGGGCTCCCTCCTCCCGGCGCGGGGCTCCCTCCTCCCGGCGCGGGGCTCCCTCCTCCCGGCCTCCCTCCCCCCGGCCCCGGGCTCCCTCCCCCCggcccgcccgcgcccgcgctgcACTACCCGAGCCAGGACCCGGCGCGCCTCGGCGCTCACGCCCACGCCAATGCCCCGCAGACCTAA